Genomic segment of Ictalurus furcatus strain D&B chromosome 9, Billie_1.0, whole genome shotgun sequence:
AAGTTAATTTGTTGCTATGCACAGTTTGTCAGCCACCTTCTACGCTGGTATTAAGTGGCAAAGGACGACCATAGTATCACCACCAGATATTACTTTGATGGTGGACCATTCTCTGCACTGCATTGGTACATGGTACTgacatggtagtgtgtgtgaaactgGAATAATTGTATTAGACCCAGCAGCATTGCACAAATTTCAATAAGTCAGGGTTCTCCTTTATAACATCAGGAGAATCTGGGAAATTCTCTGCATGGAGACCATTCAGGTGACTATTCAGTCACCTTCTCGACATCTCGGAAATGGACTACTGCAAACTCATTCCTATACTCACATACTCAccactgatccagaatgcagctacaCATCTTGTTTTCAACCTCCCTGAGTTCTCTTACATTGCCGTATTCCCTCTTGGCTTCCTGTACCTatccacatcagatttaaaacattgaTACTTGACTACATAGCCAAAAACAAACCAGTCCCTGTACCTGAAGACACGGTGTTCCCTTCGAGCCTCTAGCCTCTAGCACAGTTTTAACCCACCATCCCAGATAGAAGCAAGTCATGCATCAAGAGTCTTCTCTGTGCTTGCACCCAGGTGCTGGAATGAACTGATCCATTTACACTAATGCAAAACCCACTGAAATACCACTGCCATGTCaatgtcactgctgtgctgaaaaTGGTCCACTGGTGTAATAATATCTGGTCAGCAGTGATCACTGGTGGTCACTTCACACTAATGGACAGGGTTCAttatacttactgtatatatacggTATCTAAAATTATATTACGCATGTAGAAATACTAACCAAATTAgataaattaaagcaaaaaaaaaaaactgttttaataaCTGCATTCATATACTAGATATCCTCCAGATACAAGTGTGTGCTACTACAGTCTATCTTATGTACAATATGCAAATACATACAATATGCAATAGGCATACAtacttgtattgtattttttattgttgtgaaatatgtattttatgCTGGTGCATGTTCTCGTGTCTAATTGCAGTGCAGGACAtactaaaataacattttccctACATTATAGTCCCAGTTTCATTGATGATCGCTGCGTGTCACCTCTGGACAACAGCttcagccctttttttttttgaagtatgATTACACctctaaataactaaataagccacagaactTTCCAATACAGTAAATTATGTCTATCGCTAAGCTAATCGAGTTCAAACTAATGCTAAAAAGTTTGATACTTTTAGCATTGTTATAGACTAACCAAACGATGGAACAAAACATAAGTAGACCTGACCACAGGATTAATACTAGATGAAACTTAAACTTTAAAATACTTATGTCTTTACTCCTGTACTCATATCAGAATAAACAAGTTATGCAGAACTTTGAaccagtgtgtgtatgaaatatgTAGATGAGGTGAAGAAAATTAATTTGGCACAtggaaaatgttcatttttgagAAAATGACCCATAAATGTAACACCAGCAATTTAACAGGATCCTAGAAAACAGTTAATCTTTTAATATGAATCATTACATTATGTAGGAATTGTCGACTATATGGCCCTAACCCTGGTCATGTAGTTctccctgtcctgcacatttgagtgttttccctTCCCCCAACACACCTGACTAAACTAATCAGTTAATTAACACTGAGTtgagaaaacactcaaatgtacAGGGACATGGAGTACTCCAAGAACAGTTTTGGGAACCTGCGATATGGACGACTTCCAATGCTTTCCAATGACATACGATTCAGTTTGGAGATATTTAAACATCTGTCGTATTTCTGTTAGACATGCAACAATCGCACAACTTTGATTGATTTTAGTAATGTTTAATTGAACAAGTGAACTGAATTGAGACAACAATCATAAATCGATTATTATCTATTATACTTTTCAATTATTGTTGAAAAAGGACAGgtatatgaaaatattatgtGTTGTCATGTGTATTTCATACTATACTACATCTccaacagggttttttttagacTGATTGTACttttagtccctgacctagtgacccagtatcaggatgtatttactGATAGTGAATTCAGTTGAATTCCTGACTAAATCTGCGTCTGCTAAATGGCATACAAGTAAAcatgtcatccatccatccattttctgtagcactgatcctacacagggtcgtgggaagcctggagactatcccagggaactcagggcacgaggtggggacaccctggatggggtgccaacccatcgcagggcacaatcacacacattcactcaccaatTCATAGCCTACAACacgtttttggactggggaaggaaaccagagtacccagaagaaacccctgaagtacAGGGAGGACATGCGCActcgcacacacagggcagaggcgtgATTCGGattcccaaccctggaggtacgaggcaaacatgctaaccactgagccactgtgCTCAACTAAAAAATAATGCAAGGTGATTTGCCTATAACTGTAATACTTTGAAAGTAGTCCTTCTGTCCATTATTATCATTTGTGAATTAATGATAGGACAACTccagattctgaacaaagttgGCCACATTTTGAATGGAGGCTACTAAATTGAATTGCATCATATcgtattgtactgtatgtggtaTTGtccaaatttttaaaaaaatatttgttgcTTTATGAACTGGAATCATATTGTATTAAGCAGATTCAGTGGCATTGTCAAttcagtggttagcatgttcgcctcacacctccagggttgggggtacAATTCCCGCTGCGAccgtgtgtgcatgttctccccgtgctgcgggggtttcctccgggtactctggtttcctccaatccaaagacatgcatggtaggctgattggcatgctcaaagtgtccgtagtgtatgaatgggtgtgtgaatggacACCCCttgcagggtgtaccccaccttgtgcccgatgctccctgggataggctgcaggcttTCTGCAACccaggataagtggtatagaaaatggatggatggatagatggatgtattgtctggaagcctgaggtttacacCCCTAATTTCTGAATGTTTGGTATAGTTACAGCAACTGAGTACAACGGTATATGAAAATGTACCCTAATTATGCCAATGGAAAAAGACAATACTTGTCTTGTCATATGTTTTTCATACTATACTACCTCCGCAACAGGGTcgctgacctagtgaaccaatATCAGGCTGTATTTATTGATAGTGACcttaaagcacttctgtaagttgctctggataagggtgtgtgctaaatgccatacatgtaaaaattttaatttattattattatagtggatattatataaaatatcatcATCAAAATGACATTTGAAAGCATTTATATTGCCTGTTCTGCAGATATAAATTCAACTATATCAGCTGCACATTTCTGTAGAATAAGTCATATACACGTGTTATGGCGTGATTGCGTGCTGGTGCGGGTTCTCATGTTTTCGTCAGACGCGTgagctggtttttttttttttttttttgatgctctGTGGTCCCGGAAGTGACGCAGGCGAAGCGAACCtccttttttgtgtttgttttgcagacagacGCTGGAGGCTTCTTCCACTGGTGCCGTGTAAGACCTCCACTATCGCAATACATCTCACTCACCCACCCGTCCGAGAGCAGCCCTGGATACAGGTACTCACTAGCAGTTCATTGAcatctttaatatttataacGCCACCGTGGaacagaaaaataacaaaaacaacacggTGTTCGACTAGCTTTGTTGCTAACGCTAGTGCATGTAGCCtagcaatgtttatttttagcaaCAGTTGTAGCTAGCCAACGGTATCCACTAATAGCTAGCATGTTAGCGACCTAATTTTAACCGCCTAGCTGAAGTTAACTTGGATGTCATACTCCGAATTCAGCTGATTTGGTTATTGATAGCTACTGTTTTATAAATTTTTATGTTGGAGTGACAATAATTGAGCTgttaactaataataaacggtgtgTTTTCGGAGTCTTGTAGCGTTTTATCATCATGCTGGGTGTTAAACTGTCATTTATGAGCTAGAACCTAGGACAGTTGCGTTTCCTAGCTTCTAGTCAACAACAAAGCAATTCCCTGTGACTGCATCCTTTTAAAAGTTCAATAgtcaatatttttcatttcttactaATACAAATAATGTGGGAAATTATgtagaaatgatttaaaaaaatttatgctATTGTCTCAGAACAATTTTATTACgtagatggggaaaaaaaccctagtttgtttttctttggaTTGGCTTcttgttagttattttatagacacgcccccaacCCCCCATCACATCctcataaatcattatgagGAGAAGATGCATGTTTATAGAGTTCTAACTTTTTTAACTTTCAGCCAGTTGGACGTCTGATTTCGCTTGTAAGTGATGTCATGGCATTCCTCGCTAATGGGGACTCTGGTACTGCTAGCATGCTAACTCTAGTTGAGCCACGAATTTTCTGGGGCGGAACTTTGTGTACATGAGTGGTAATGGGAGTAAGACCACGCCCGTTTCtacccatgtacacaaagctccgcccccctCAACTAAATAAAGCTATATCAACTGTTTTAAAGTCAAGTTACAACTCTATAAAATGCAAGTTCTCCTCATAATGATTtaagcctctggtatacttcATTTTTTCACGCATATGCGCACAGTCATACGCATAGCTTTTCAAcgtatactccatttgacatgtatgCCTACACAGGCCGTTGACACATGCGCAGACACATGTGCATTATGACAACTTGCATTACTCCTCCTGGCctggagtcagtacagagcagtaaaggaCTGAAGAacgacaacgaagaagaatcataacaaaatgaagaacaatgcttgggcaatctctcgccATGATTAGCAcacatatacaaatccttatactctttaaggctagaattacacatgcgggtactttctaacctgtGCTCATTTCCGTCACTTCtgtttattccattttttcttcaactaccttgacAATCAACGGCCCTGGGTAAATGTTGCCACCTTGTAGAGCAgttaaatgaatgcaaaagaattaaacGTGCATGGGCGACCTGCGCGTGCAGATTATGTGCGGTTAGAAAAGTCAGGTGGCGCATGTACTCTGTTAATGATGAAATTTGCGTAACGCGTACTCTACACTGTTCCTATCGTACGCATAAAACGTGAAGCATACTTTCTACTTTATTCGGGTGTGAAGGGATGTTGGGGGTGTGTCCAATAAATGACTGACAAACCAACCTTCCAGACAGGAAGGCAGGTTtccaaactgtttttattttctggcaCAAACGAAACGTGTTCtcacacagtctgttatagaatcCTGCCGAGAGTTGATTCAAGATTTGACATCTCGTACAGTGTCACAAGTATCCTAATAATCAATCGTCTTTATCACACAGTGTAAAACCAGCTTTACACTTAATGAGATCCAAAAAAGTGGCTCATAGGGTGGGTCATTTGAATGAGGATATTCATATTTCttacttaaaaaatgtattaaagactGCGTATATGAGAATTTCTTGTCACAGTTAATAGCTTTTGCTTTATATGTTTACTTACCTTTTGAATGGCCTACTGTTTGTTGCAATTTAAACTTCAGGAATATGACCGCTTTTAAAAAGACTTTCATTCCGTCTTTGTAATATGACCGTCTTTTTCCAGAGATGCTATTcctacagcagcagcagtattCACTGTTGACACAGTTGGCTGGGTGAAGGAGGAGCACGTACAAACAATACTGTCCTATTATGTCCTGAGCTGTTAGAACCTATTGTGACCactttaaagggaaaaaaaaccccaagtgatgtaaaatgtaattgcaGCTCCTTTTATACAACTACAATGATGACAAGATAAAGGATGCACAAATCTTTTGGAACAGTGTTTATTGCAGGTTTGGTATTGTTCGGTACAGAGCGTGCCTGGTATGTTTTATGCCGCGATCACGTGTTAAGGCTAATGCACGAGACGCGATTTCCCCAGTCACCAGCGAATTCTCgtgatgttaattttttttttttttcccccatcaagGCTCCAATATTTTGAAGCGTGTTCAATTTTTCTCAGCGAAGAATTGCTCAGTGTGAACAAGCCCCTCTGGTACTAGTAGCAAGAACAGAGCTGAGAAACAGCCAATGAGAATCCAAGAGGAAAGCCAGTTCATCTGCTGTAATgcgcagcagatccctgaatccAGTTTACCAtcctttgtatttatttatttgtttatatgggAGGGCCAGGGCAAAAATTTAAACACTATGATAGCTACTTTTTTTGCACTATACCTCCAGTTCTCATTGCAGAACAGACAAGCCTCGCTGCCCATGTCTCCCCAGCCAATATTTTTCTCTTATATGTTTGCTTATTTCTGCACAAAATcgtggaaaaaaaagtgtgatcgACAGCTCTTGCTTTTATTGTTGGTGACTGACACAGTGACTGTCATTCAAGTGAACATAAAAGTTCAccattttgtctgttttatatataacttGGCAACAGAGATGGCTCAGTTACTATGAGAATATCAGTGCTGGCTATCAGACAGTACTCGCTTGGGTCATATACTATTGAAAAAGGGAAGATATCAATAAAGATTACATACACTCTTGTCAGCCTCAGTAATGCCTCATGCGCACTCTGCCACAATGTTTCCATGGGTCAGCAGTCGAAATTGTAAGCCGCCTAATTATGATGGACAAACATTACAAACCGTGCCGTCGGATTCTTCACGCGGTCGGTTTTGTAGCCGAGGGATTCCGAGCAGTTCGGAAGCTGATAAACGCTACAGTGATGCAATGTGTTTCTTAACAGATGGACCAGCAGGCCCAGTCCTATATGCTTGCCAGTCTGACGCGGCCTCACTCGGAGCAGCTGCTGCAAGGCCTACAGCTGTTACGGCAAGATCGTGAACTGTGCGACATCGTGCTACGCGTGGGCGATGCCAAGATCCACGCGCACAAAGTGGTGCTGGCCAGCATCAGCCCATACTTCAAGGCCATGTTTACAGGCAACCTATCCGAGAAGGAGACCTCAGAGGTTGAGTTTCAGTGCATCGATGAAGCTGCACTACAGGTAACACGCAAACTGGTTCACGCCCGAATGAAGTGACGAATAGTTTTAGGATTAACAGAGAAAGCTGCGTctttcaaattttttatttttttttttagatgtagcATAATTACTTGATTATAAAGCGTGCAGTCCTTAAATGTTTTCTGTCATGCTTTTTAGGCCATTGTGGAATATGCGTACACGGGGACGGTTTTCATCTCGCAGGAAACCGTGGAGTCTCTCCTCCCAGCTGCCAATCTCCTCCAGGTGAAACTGGTGCTAAAAGAGTGCTGCAGCTTCCTGGAGAGCCAGTTGGACGCCGCGAACTGCATCGGCATCTCGCGCTTTGCCGAGACATATGGCTGCCACGACCTCTGTCTGGCAGCCACCAAGTTCATCTGCGAGAACTTCGAGGAGGTCTGCCGGACAGAGGAGTTCTTCGAGCTGACCAGGGAGGAGCTGGATGAGATTGTGTCGAGCGATTGCCTCAAAGTGCTCACGGAGGAGACGGTCTTTTACGCACTCGAGTCATGGATCAAGTATGATCTGAGCGAGAGGCAGCAGTACCTGGCTCAGCTGCTACACAGCGTGCGGCTTCCTTTGCTCAGCGTCAAGTTCCTGACGCGTCTCTACGAAGCCAATCACCTCGTCCGGGACGACCACGCATGCAAACATCTTCTCAACGAGGCCCTTAAATACCATTTCATGCCAGAGCACCGGCTTTCCTACCAGACGGTGCTGTCCACCAGACCACGCTGTGCGCCGAAGGTTCTTGTTGCAGTAGGAGGCAAGGCGGGGCTTTTTGCCACTTTGGAAAGGTGAGCAGAGTAAACATTCATTCATGGGGCCATTTCTAAATTTGTGAAGCTTTTCAgccattaatattattgttcTAGGGTTTAGGGATGTACGTGGGTTATTTGATTCTGTGCCGTTAGGGAGTCATTGGTTAATGACGTATATCGCTCTCTTATGTTGCTCACTCTTTGGCAGTATGGAGATGTACTTCCCTCAGACAGACTCGTGGATTGGCCTGGCCCCGCTCAGCATGCCCCGCTGTGAATTCGGCGTTGCCGTTTTGGACCAGAAGGTGTATGTAGTTGGTGGTATTGCCACACACGTGCGCCAGGGCATCAGCTACAGGCGGCATGAGAACACTGTGGAGAGATGGGATCCAGACAGCAACACCTGGTCCTCAGTGGAGCGCATGGCGGAGTCCAGGAGTACGTTAGGGGTGGTGGTGTTAGCAGGGGAGCTGTATGCACTAGGAGGTTATGATGGTCAGTACTACCTCCAGTCAGTGGAGAAATATGTACCCAAGGTGAAAGAGTGGCAGCCTGTTGCACCCATGACCAAATCACGCAGTTGCTTCGCCACCGCAGTGCTGAACGGTACGGTTTATGCTATTGGAGGCTACGGTCCTGCTCATATGAACAGGTGAGATATGGTTGCTTctctttaatatttcatttatctAATGATGGGTAAATGAATTTTCCTTTTATCAACTGAAAAGTtcatgattttttcccccaaacaatATTTCCTAATATCAGTGCTGCAATGTTGAAGACCAAATGAGGttttattctgaaaaaaaaaaaacatgtccatGTTGTGATGATTATAAAGTGACTTTTTAAATATCAGCGTGAATATACACTCACTTATTACTTTAGGGGCGGCTaaggctcagttggtagagcgggttgtccactaattgtagggttggcggtttgattcccggcctgcatgactccacatgccgaagtgtccttgggcaagacactgaaccccaagttgctcccgatggcaagttagcgccttgcatggcagctctgctaccactggtgtgtgtgtgtgtgaatgggtgaatgagacacagtgtaaaactttttggataaaagtgctatataagtgcgccatttacttTATTCGGAAACAGCATTGTATGGAGGACCAAACCtgcagaaattaaaaataaatcaataaatatatcctattatattatatattatattatagatacataaatgtaataattggtAAATATAACATTTGatttaataaatggaaaaaataaaagaataaataaataaaagttaaaaataaccagaattatttttaaaaaatacagaaaatataataataataataaatgaaggaaaaagttaatacaaaaataaatttaggattaaatgtaattaaaaatgaatttattatagCTCCATTAGAATGGGGATCCCCAGGGATTTTGACACACAACAGTCTATATAGTTTACTCataatggtgcaataaagaaaagcacctcagaatGCTTAAcacgtcgaaccttgaggcggacAGGCTGaaaaagcagaagaccacgtcaggttcTGCTTCTGTCAGCCGGGAACAggaagctgaggctgcagtgggcacaggctcaccaaaattAGACAGTTGAAGATAGAAAAACATAGCCTGTTCTGTTGAATATCGATTTctactgaggcacacagatggtagggtcagaatttggcaccaacagaaTGATCCATGGACACAATCtgctttgtgtcaacagtccaggctggtggaggtggtggaatggtgtggggaatgttttttttggcaCACTTTGTGccccgttaataccaatcaatcatcgcttgaatgtcACATCctgtttgagtattgttgctgatcatgtgcatcccttcatgacCACAATTTCCCCATCTTCTAATGActtcttccagcatgataatgcaccttgtcacaaagcaaaagtcgtttcaaactggtttcatgaacatgacgaCGAGTTCagcggatctgaatccagtagaactgTAGATCCAGTAgatctttgggatgtggtaggaCTGGAGATTCACAGCAGGAGTCGTGTGATGCAGTCATATCAACATAGGATctccagaatctcaaaggaatgtttccaacatcttgtagAATCCATCCCaagaagaattgaggctgtttcgAGAGCAAAAGCGAGGCCTTACGATAAAGTGCTCGGTGAGTGTAGGTAAAAATGACGGCCACTGATGATGTAAAATCAGCAATTCAGGGTTTTGCTTCCTTGAAAGTGACATTGGGTAATTATGATAGCGGACGAATTTCATAGATTAAAAAGTCTTACTTCTAGAACGTCATAGAATATATGAAATGATCTAGTAGAGGTGATTAAAAAGGAGTGTTATTGTGTCATTTTTGCCTGTAGAGCTGTCAAGCCAAggaaactgaaaacaatgtCAGATTAATAATGTACCAAAACATTGAACTGTGTCCACTCAGTCCAGTGACTTTGTCTGATTGGTGGCCAAGGTGAAGACTAATCTATGAGTTTCAGTGCTTGTAGGTGTACATGTGAGTTTCCTGGATCCCATGAGGtgcatttatctatctatctgtttgtttatttatttatttaaagaatttctaggaggtgaaaaaaaaccccagtacAGGACATACAGGTGGAGTATAACATATTGAATCATGTCAAGCAGCTGGTTTCAAAAGTGAAGTGGTTTTATTAGCTTCCCAGTGTTCAAATCACCAAAGACAAATCCACCAGAGGCAAATCCATTCTTCTAAACGCGAGAACAGGCGAGGCAAAAAGCAGAACACATTGTACAGTTCTATTACTGAAATCTGTGACCCCTCACGACTTCACTCACTGGAGAGATGGTTTGTTGTGCTGTCTCCTTGACCCGAGATTTCTCTCATGAGGTATTGTTTATAGCTAGAGAGCACACTGTCGCTACAGGTTGGGAATTTGTTTCTGtgaacacttatttatttatttatttatttatttatttaaatttaaaataaatgtttgtggtAGGGCTGCTCGATTATGGCAAAAatcataatcacgattattttggtCAATAGTGAGATCACAATTATTAAACGTGATTACTCATTGACTGTGGAAACATCATACATTTATtgaacaaaaactttttttattgtatttttaacagtGGATTTCCTTGAATataattcaactgaaaaaaatagtaaaacaaagttaaatattttatatatatatatatatatatatatatatatatatatatatatatatatatatatatatatatatatatatatataatataacgcttaaataatgtaaaaataaatttgatCACTATACCTCTACATGTACTTTCTGTACTTGTTTGAGCTATGGATAGTTACTTACATTCTGGGTTTTTTCATACTTTTGCATGTAATTTCTGCATTTTCCGCACGTCACATGAATCGTATCGCGAGAAATTAACTTTAAACTTCCTTTGCCGATGAAATTCTGTCTCCTGGTTTAGATCGGCCTGTAGTTTCTCACTATTAGTGAGCTCTAGAAAGGAAATGAGCGTATTTAGACCAGCTGTCATGATGCTAGAGGAAAGGAGTTTTCCAACGATGCCATTTCTTCTCATTCCACATCGGACTCCTTGAAACCAAATGGTTTCCAAACGGCTGAAACGGTCGAAGCTTTCTTGTCGACCAgactctctttctgtcatctTGGCTCAAGCTGAATTAAAAATGCCGCAGCCTGGCGGGGAGCGAGTTTGGCCTTTTAGGGAGAGGCGAAAGCGCGCCGCTGTAAAGAAAAATGGCGTgcggtttttaaaaagacaaaacgtGAACATCACGAAACGGAACGCGGCACAATGATCGTTTTatcttcattattttctttgcataatcGTCGGCGGCTGTAATCGAAACTGAAATCGAAAATTCGATTAATCGCACTGCCCTAGTTGGTGTGTTGTAATCATGGCACCACACTGATTCCGAGCGAGTCCACAGTTTCTAACAGTGCAAACGCAAATACTTCAGTAGGTTggattattaatgtattttttgttttgttgttctcTTAGCTTACCAAAACTGGTCTGTTGTAATGTTTTGGACTATATGTAATCTGGGGAAATGGAAATTTTAAAGAATctgtttatattacatataaacgTTCttgtttaaaaccttttttaatatatatatttttttgtttctgtgcaGTGTGGAGCGCTATGACCCCAGCAAGGATTCC
This window contains:
- the LOC128612638 gene encoding kelch-like protein 28 is translated as MLCGPGSDAGEANLLFCVCFADRRWRLLPLVPCKTSTIAIHLTHPPVREQPWIQMDQQAQSYMLASLTRPHSEQLLQGLQLLRQDRELCDIVLRVGDAKIHAHKVVLASISPYFKAMFTGNLSEKETSEVEFQCIDEAALQAIVEYAYTGTVFISQETVESLLPAANLLQVKLVLKECCSFLESQLDAANCIGISRFAETYGCHDLCLAATKFICENFEEVCRTEEFFELTREELDEIVSSDCLKVLTEETVFYALESWIKYDLSERQQYLAQLLHSVRLPLLSVKFLTRLYEANHLVRDDHACKHLLNEALKYHFMPEHRLSYQTVLSTRPRCAPKVLVAVGGKAGLFATLESMEMYFPQTDSWIGLAPLSMPRCEFGVAVLDQKVYVVGGIATHVRQGISYRRHENTVERWDPDSNTWSSVERMAESRSTLGVVVLAGELYALGGYDGQYYLQSVEKYVPKVKEWQPVAPMTKSRSCFATAVLNGTVYAIGGYGPAHMNSVERYDPSKDSWEMVAPMANKRINFGVGVILGFIFVVGGHNGVSHLSSIERYDPHLNQWTACRPMNEPRTGVGSAIVDNCLYVVGGHSGSSYLNTVQRYDPISDSWLDSSGMMYCRCNFGLTAL